In Oscillatoria acuminata PCC 6304, a single window of DNA contains:
- a CDS encoding DUF4351 domain-containing protein gives MSSLYFQAELSTILPQQQEGVMEIVTSWMEQGMRQATVSLVQRLLNRRCGGISPELDLAVQQLSTPQLEELSEALLDFTSEADLVAWLNERTEG, from the coding sequence TTGTCTTCTCTCTACTTTCAAGCCGAATTAAGTACCATTTTACCCCAACAACAGGAGGGAGTCATGGAAATCGTCACCAGTTGGATGGAACAAGGAATGCGGCAAGCAACGGTTTCCCTGGTTCAACGTTTACTCAATCGCCGTTGCGGCGGCATTTCTCCCGAGTTAGATTTGGCAGTCCAACAGTTATCGACTCCCCAGTTAGAGGAGTTGAGCGAGGCCCTACTGGATTTTACCAGTGAAGCGGATCTCGTCGCCTGGTTGAACGAAAGAACCGAGGGTTAA
- a CDS encoding RAMP superfamily CRISPR-associated protein: MHKRFVNQCTIELTISPDGPILIKSGKEGADPTKPDMEFVETYHAGGRSVYLPGSSLKGAIRAHAERIVRTVGQDKRPSNPEQLWAGNPLNLDEYKYLDSITEAPDIYRLSSFTDQMFGHTSIASRIRIEDAYPTPKSLKLEERNGVAIDRVFGSVAVGPFNYQVCTAGEFKTKIHLKNFTLAQLGLIGLVLRDLDEGWFGLGFAKSRGLGVVRIYLDSAVVRYPGCTLENERIRLLGSDKNWPPVQLLGAGEFIGEDRSAYGFPAEDSESTPVKAGLMELGLGVELRWEGTEQVKDLFTRSVKAWSRKVEAKAK, encoded by the coding sequence ATGCACAAACGTTTTGTAAATCAATGTACAATTGAGTTGACGATTTCCCCCGATGGCCCAATTTTGATTAAGTCGGGTAAAGAAGGGGCGGACCCCACAAAACCGGATATGGAATTTGTGGAAACCTATCACGCCGGAGGGCGATCGGTTTATCTGCCTGGAAGTAGTCTGAAAGGGGCAATTCGCGCTCATGCCGAACGGATTGTCCGCACCGTGGGACAAGATAAAAGGCCCAGTAATCCAGAGCAGTTATGGGCCGGTAATCCCCTGAATTTGGATGAATATAAATATCTGGATTCCATTACAGAAGCACCGGATATTTATCGGTTATCCTCATTTACAGACCAAATGTTTGGTCATACTTCTATTGCCAGCCGGATTAGAATTGAGGATGCCTATCCCACCCCCAAATCCCTCAAGTTGGAAGAACGCAATGGGGTAGCTATTGACCGGGTATTTGGGTCCGTGGCGGTCGGTCCGTTTAACTACCAAGTTTGTACTGCTGGGGAGTTTAAAACTAAAATTCACCTGAAAAACTTTACCCTAGCTCAATTGGGGTTAATTGGCTTAGTTTTACGGGATTTAGATGAGGGGTGGTTTGGCCTAGGATTTGCCAAATCTCGCGGGTTAGGGGTGGTGAGAATTTATCTCGATTCCGCTGTGGTTCGCTATCCGGGTTGTACCCTAGAAAATGAGCGCATTCGTCTATTAGGAAGCGATAAAAATTGGCCGCCGGTTCAGCTATTAGGGGCGGGGGAATTTATCGGTGAGGACCGTTCTGCTTATGGATTTCCAGCAGAGGATTCAGAATCAACTCCGGTGAAAGCTGGATTAATGGAATTGGGTTTAGGGGTAGAACTGCGCTGGGAAGGAACGGAACAAGTCAAAGATTTATTTACGAGATCGGTTAAAGCGTGGAGTCGGAAAGTGGAGGCAAAAGCCAAATGA
- the csx7 gene encoding type III CRISPR-associated RAMP protein Csx7 — translation MKTFETFHNRLEIIGTLTTITALRIGAGRSSEPIGSDLPVIKDAFGRPLIPGSSFKGALRSRLESFLRGIWGGDRHLVANPANEQEWSITASEIKKFKEQYTDDLRLTEAIVSQTDLISSLFGSPWFASKFQVRDLTVLAENWFGQYQERDGVAIDRDTETAADGKLYDFQVVPAGTEFEFRAVVENVEEWELGLLMIGLHQFETQQIPLGGGRSRGLGVVELDIEKMLWVDVEGHPEFLLDYLRKMVNEDETAYEDAEDYKDDWVQSLIKHIRDKIAQLTPSSPTS, via the coding sequence ATGAAAACATTTGAAACCTTCCACAATCGATTAGAAATTATTGGAACCTTGACCACGATTACGGCATTGCGAATTGGTGCCGGTCGTTCTTCAGAACCGATTGGGTCGGATTTGCCGGTGATTAAGGATGCCTTCGGACGTCCGTTGATTCCCGGGTCGAGTTTTAAAGGTGCGTTACGATCGCGCCTGGAAAGTTTCTTGCGCGGGATTTGGGGAGGTGATCGCCATTTAGTCGCCAATCCCGCCAATGAACAGGAGTGGTCCATTACCGCTAGTGAAATTAAAAAATTCAAGGAACAATACACCGATGATTTGCGCCTCACCGAAGCCATTGTTAGCCAAACTGATTTGATATCTAGTTTATTCGGTTCCCCTTGGTTTGCTAGTAAATTTCAAGTCCGAGATTTAACCGTATTGGCTGAAAATTGGTTCGGACAATACCAAGAACGAGATGGGGTGGCGATCGACCGCGATACCGAAACGGCTGCCGATGGCAAACTCTATGATTTCCAAGTTGTCCCTGCCGGAACGGAATTTGAGTTTCGTGCAGTCGTAGAAAATGTGGAGGAATGGGAGTTAGGATTACTGATGATTGGATTGCATCAGTTTGAAACTCAGCAAATCCCATTAGGAGGAGGCCGATCGCGCGGTTTGGGAGTGGTTGAACTGGACATCGAAAAAATGCTTTGGGTGGATGTGGAAGGCCATCCGGAGTTTTTGTTGGACTATCTCCGCAAAATGGTCAATGAGGATGAAACAGCCTATGAAGATGCAGAAGATTATAAAGACGATTGGGTGCAATCTCTCATCAAGCATATTCGAGACAAAATAGCCCAATTAACTCCCTCATCGCCGACCTCTTAA
- the vapC gene encoding type II toxin-antitoxin system tRNA(fMet)-specific endonuclease VapC — MIYLLDTNTCIQYLTGRSENVSYKFKTTPRQNIGLCDVVKAELYYGACRSAKKEQNLALYELFFSQYISLPFEGKSAKVYGEIRAELSRLGIPIGPYDFQIAAIALANNLILVTHNTQEFKRIQNLKLEDWEIL; from the coding sequence ATGATTTATTTATTGGACACAAATACTTGTATTCAATATTTAACGGGGCGCAGTGAAAATGTCAGTTATAAATTTAAAACTACTCCTCGTCAAAATATTGGTTTGTGTGATGTAGTCAAGGCCGAATTGTATTATGGAGCTTGTCGCAGTGCCAAAAAAGAACAAAATCTCGCTTTATATGAATTATTTTTTTCACAATATATCAGTTTACCATTCGAGGGGAAATCAGCCAAGGTTTATGGGGAAATTCGCGCTGAACTCTCTAGGCTAGGGATTCCTATCGGTCCTTATGATTTTCAAATTGCGGCGATCGCATTAGCCAACAATCTCATCTTAGTCACTCATAATACTCAAGAATTTAAAAGGATTCAAAATTTAAAACTTGAAGATTGGGAAATTTTATAA
- a CDS encoding RAMP superfamily CRISPR-associated protein: MINQFEITEPKPYEFVPFPKERPPLQRPIGHDKYHADRISGTLLLTLTVQTPVHISTGVVAMGSDVGENRIPLIKLMALNAGKNPVIPGSSLKGVVRSVYEAITNSTLAVVTNKYRNQIPQDRLPCKKKDQLCPASRVFGAMDWQGVIEFSDSQCISAKYGAGFMPSLYRPRTDETRRYFDTRGMAKGRKFYYHTDRPASPGQNKGIPVQQAGTQLTFSTRVQLTNLTPAELGVLFIALGQDSQYPMALKIGGGKPIGMGTMTVAVTELKKPENLRDRYLSYNTESESMTGKPLQDFLKTAMQQAHKQLIQKPQLEQLQRILFYPTTRQPPQGIY; encoded by the coding sequence ATGATCAACCAATTTGAAATTACTGAACCTAAACCTTACGAATTTGTTCCGTTTCCCAAGGAAAGACCGCCGCTACAAAGACCCATCGGCCACGATAAATATCATGCCGATCGCATTTCTGGAACCTTACTCTTAACCCTCACGGTTCAGACTCCGGTCCATATTTCTACTGGGGTTGTCGCAATGGGAAGCGATGTGGGAGAGAATCGGATTCCGTTAATCAAACTGATGGCACTCAATGCCGGGAAAAATCCAGTGATTCCCGGAAGTTCTTTGAAAGGGGTGGTGCGATCAGTTTATGAAGCGATTACCAATAGCACCTTAGCGGTTGTTACGAATAAATACAGAAATCAGATTCCTCAAGACAGATTACCCTGTAAGAAGAAAGACCAACTTTGTCCTGCCAGTCGCGTTTTTGGGGCGATGGATTGGCAGGGAGTCATTGAATTTAGTGATTCCCAATGTATTTCTGCCAAATATGGCGCGGGGTTTATGCCTTCCTTATATCGCCCCCGTACCGATGAAACTCGACGGTATTTTGATACTCGGGGAATGGCAAAAGGACGGAAGTTTTATTACCATACCGATCGCCCTGCCAGTCCCGGGCAAAATAAAGGCATTCCCGTACAGCAAGCGGGAACTCAGCTAACCTTTAGCACTCGGGTACAGTTAACCAATTTAACTCCGGCAGAATTGGGGGTATTATTCATTGCCCTCGGACAAGATTCCCAATATCCAATGGCGCTCAAAATTGGCGGCGGTAAACCCATCGGGATGGGAACGATGACGGTAGCGGTAACAGAACTGAAAAAACCAGAGAATTTGCGCGATCGCTATCTTTCGTACAATACAGAAAGCGAATCAATGACTGGGAAACCGTTGCAGGATTTTCTCAAAACTGCCATGCAACAGGCCCATAAACAATTGATTCAAAAACCACAACTCGAACAGTTGCAGCGCATCCTATTTTATCCCACAACCCGCCAACCTCCCCAAGGAATCTATTAA
- the csx2 gene encoding TIGR02221 family CRISPR-associated protein, with protein sequence MQLLTFLGTGNYSKTCYNWESQEKETAYVAEALAEFFQATSVRAFVTSEAMEMHGEQLKSCLTEVDFEFVPIPSGKSEAEIWEIFEAVVTAVEPGSEVIFDITLALRSIPLLVLLASAFLQKARNVQIKGVYYGAFEVNRDRPPIFDITPAIKLLDWLTATDKFVSTGSSLELGKLLSTIQQDFYTNRSPQSSKTIKPTRLKSLGTTIQNISRSLELVRPMGLMEEAAKLQAIPVEDLQTELGEFAKPFELLLSQIQEDYGQFALANSRQGDPKTVLKQQFLLLQWYGKKGLGTQGILLAREWIISALCIAQKIDYLDRNKRGLIERQLSLISDWQREKGSDESVVDYAPASISKTVEKVEDLAKFWSQLTEVRNDLAHTEMRVHSLGASKLDAYVKDELIQGISALFPEWIE encoded by the coding sequence ATGCAACTGTTAACATTTTTAGGAACTGGAAATTATAGCAAAACTTGCTATAATTGGGAAAGCCAGGAAAAAGAAACGGCTTATGTTGCCGAAGCTCTGGCGGAGTTTTTTCAAGCGACATCGGTGAGGGCATTTGTGACCTCAGAAGCGATGGAAATGCACGGGGAGCAACTCAAAAGCTGCTTAACAGAGGTAGATTTTGAGTTTGTGCCAATCCCTTCAGGCAAATCAGAAGCCGAAATCTGGGAAATCTTTGAAGCCGTTGTTACGGCGGTGGAACCGGGTTCTGAGGTGATATTCGATATCACTCTTGCGTTGCGTTCTATTCCATTGCTGGTTTTATTGGCTAGTGCTTTCCTGCAAAAAGCTCGGAATGTTCAAATCAAAGGGGTGTATTATGGTGCGTTCGAGGTGAATCGCGATCGCCCTCCCATTTTTGATATCACTCCAGCGATTAAACTGCTAGATTGGTTAACCGCTACTGATAAGTTTGTCTCTACGGGTTCATCATTAGAGTTGGGAAAACTGTTATCGACCATTCAACAGGATTTCTACACCAATCGCTCTCCGCAATCTAGCAAAACCATCAAACCCACCCGACTCAAGAGCTTAGGAACGACCATTCAAAATATTTCCCGTTCCCTGGAATTAGTTCGACCAATGGGATTAATGGAAGAAGCCGCAAAGCTCCAAGCTATTCCGGTAGAAGATTTACAGACGGAACTGGGTGAATTTGCCAAACCCTTTGAGTTACTCCTCAGCCAAATCCAAGAAGACTATGGACAATTTGCTCTAGCCAACTCTCGGCAAGGAGACCCCAAAACCGTTCTCAAACAACAGTTTTTACTGTTGCAGTGGTATGGGAAAAAAGGTTTGGGAACTCAGGGAATTTTACTCGCACGAGAGTGGATAATATCGGCGCTTTGCATTGCCCAAAAAATTGATTATCTGGACCGGAATAAACGGGGGCTAATTGAGCGTCAACTGAGTTTAATCTCTGATTGGCAACGAGAAAAAGGTTCGGATGAATCGGTAGTTGATTACGCTCCTGCCTCTATCAGCAAGACTGTTGAAAAAGTGGAAGATCTAGCTAAATTCTGGTCCCAACTCACCGAAGTTCGTAACGATTTAGCTCATACGGAAATGCGCGTTCACTCCCTGGGGGCTTCCAAGCTAGATGCTTATGTGAAGGATGAACTGATTCAGGGTATTTCTGCTCTATTTCCAGAGTGGATTGAATAG